A window from Limisphaera ngatamarikiensis encodes these proteins:
- the tsaD gene encoding tRNA (adenosine(37)-N6)-threonylcarbamoyltransferase complex transferase subunit TsaD — protein MTVLAIETSCDETGVALMVNGIVRANAVASQVRLHAEYGGVVPELAAREHLRNLLPVARSAIQTAGVAPEQIDLVAATRGPGLPTALLIGLKAAQAMAFALERPFYGVHHHEAHLYSPWLADEPARLDLNRFEPHVSLIVSGGHTLLVHVEAPLRHRLLGSTLDDAAGECFDKTGKLLGLPYPAGPVIDRMAEHGNPRAHHFPRPLLEEPNDDFSFSGLKTAVRYFLRDNPGLIGDETALRNLCASVQAAIVEVLVAKTVRAACRLGVRLVTASGGVACNRALRKALQEACAAHDLKLRLATPAFCTDNAAMVAALALLQAQHGLPPTGPDAEIRPDWSLDEAHA, from the coding sequence ATGACGGTCCTTGCCATCGAAACCTCATGCGACGAAACCGGCGTCGCCCTGATGGTCAACGGCATCGTCCGCGCCAACGCCGTCGCCTCCCAGGTGCGGCTTCACGCGGAATACGGAGGGGTCGTCCCGGAACTGGCTGCACGCGAACATCTCCGCAATCTCCTGCCCGTGGCACGATCGGCCATTCAAACCGCCGGAGTTGCACCGGAGCAAATTGACCTGGTGGCCGCCACCCGCGGTCCCGGACTGCCCACCGCGCTGCTAATTGGTCTCAAAGCCGCCCAGGCCATGGCCTTTGCCCTGGAACGGCCCTTCTACGGAGTGCACCACCACGAGGCACACCTGTACTCCCCATGGCTCGCTGACGAACCGGCCCGGCTTGACCTGAACCGGTTCGAACCGCACGTGTCCCTCATCGTCAGCGGAGGGCACACGCTGCTGGTCCATGTCGAAGCCCCCCTGCGTCATCGTCTCCTGGGATCCACCCTCGACGACGCCGCCGGTGAATGCTTCGACAAAACCGGCAAGTTGTTGGGCCTGCCCTACCCGGCCGGACCGGTGATTGACCGCATGGCCGAACACGGAAACCCGCGCGCCCACCACTTCCCCCGACCCCTGCTCGAGGAACCCAACGACGACTTCAGTTTCAGCGGACTCAAAACCGCCGTCCGCTACTTTCTCCGCGACAACCCCGGGTTGATCGGGGATGAAACCGCCCTCAGAAACCTCTGCGCCAGCGTGCAGGCAGCCATCGTCGAAGTGCTCGTCGCCAAAACCGTCCGGGCCGCATGTCGGTTGGGGGTCCGACTGGTCACCGCCTCGGGCGGCGTGGCCTGTAACCGTGCCCTGCGCAAGGCACTCCAGGAGGCTTGCGCCGCACACGACCTCAAACTGCGCCTGGCCACCCCGGCCTTTTGCACCGATAACGCCGCGATGGTGGCCGCGCTGGCCCTCTTGCAAGCCCAACACGGACTCCCCCCCACCGGCCCCGACGCGGAAATCCGGCCGGACTGGTCCCTTGACGAAGCCCATGCCTGA
- a CDS encoding S41 family peptidase codes for MQVTKIHSRTLAYGLLVALLVLNLGMGARMYRQALQRGTDDSPYPHLELFSRVLELVRQDYANGTNLTYRSLVRGALDGLLATLDDPYSEFLDPDRFRDLQDDTEGEFGGLGLVVGVREGHLTVVSPMEGSPGFKAGILSGDRIVKIENESTEGMSLEEAVRRLRGPPGTEVTLTLYRPSTDRTLTLTLRRAVIQVDMVKDLNNRKEFPVNADGIGYARITQFGEKTDQELRAALRTMKSRRLRGLILDLRWNPGGLLDQAVAVSEEFLEPGQVIVTTRGRNPAYDQEFRAGRRGDRLQGIPIVVLVNRGTASAAEIVAGCLQDHHRAVLIGEQTFGKGSVQSVIPLPGGAALRLTTAKYFTPSGRLIHERGITPDEVVPLTEEQERDLLLLRAPGGLEGLTVEEQERARRARDPQLERALERLRQQLTQSPAENQTRAAAPTGAPFRAA; via the coding sequence ATGCAGGTAACCAAAATCCACTCGCGAACCCTGGCCTACGGGCTGTTGGTCGCTCTCCTGGTGCTCAACCTGGGAATGGGCGCCCGGATGTACCGCCAGGCGCTGCAGCGGGGAACCGACGACAGCCCCTACCCCCACTTGGAGCTCTTTTCCCGTGTATTGGAGCTGGTCCGGCAGGACTACGCCAACGGCACCAACCTGACCTACCGGAGCCTCGTCCGCGGCGCCCTGGACGGTTTGCTGGCCACGTTGGATGATCCGTACAGCGAATTTCTGGACCCGGACCGGTTCCGGGACCTGCAGGACGACACCGAGGGCGAATTTGGCGGACTGGGCCTGGTGGTGGGAGTCCGTGAAGGCCACCTGACCGTTGTCTCACCCATGGAGGGATCGCCGGGCTTCAAAGCCGGCATCCTGAGTGGCGACCGGATTGTCAAAATTGAAAACGAGTCCACTGAAGGGATGTCCCTTGAAGAAGCTGTGCGGCGACTGCGCGGTCCCCCCGGCACGGAGGTAACCCTGACCCTTTACCGGCCATCCACGGACCGAACCCTCACCCTCACCCTGCGGCGGGCGGTCATTCAGGTGGACATGGTCAAGGACCTCAACAACCGAAAGGAGTTTCCCGTCAACGCCGATGGGATTGGCTATGCCCGGATCACCCAGTTCGGCGAAAAAACAGACCAGGAACTCCGGGCCGCCCTCCGAACCATGAAAAGCCGGCGGCTACGCGGCCTGATCCTGGACCTGCGATGGAATCCCGGTGGGTTGCTCGACCAGGCCGTGGCCGTGAGCGAGGAGTTCCTCGAACCCGGGCAGGTCATCGTCACCACCCGGGGCCGCAACCCCGCTTATGACCAGGAATTTCGTGCAGGCCGACGGGGCGACCGGCTCCAAGGCATCCCCATCGTTGTCCTGGTCAACCGCGGCACGGCCAGCGCGGCCGAAATCGTCGCCGGCTGCCTCCAGGACCACCACCGGGCCGTGCTCATCGGCGAACAAACCTTCGGCAAAGGCAGTGTCCAGAGCGTCATCCCCCTGCCCGGCGGGGCCGCCCTCCGACTCACCACGGCCAAGTACTTCACCCCTTCAGGTCGCCTGATCCACGAGCGAGGCATCACACCCGACGAAGTCGTGCCCCTCACCGAGGAACAGGAGCGTGATCTCCTGCTCTTACGAGCCCCCGGTGGACTGGAAGGGCTGACGGTGGAAGAACAGGAACGGGCCCGGCGCGCCCGGGACCCTCAGCTCGAGCGCGCCCTGGAACGGCTCCGGCAGCAATTGACCCAATCACCCGCGGAGAACCAGACGCGCGCAGCCGCCCCCACGGGCGCCCCTTTCCGAGCCGCATGA
- a CDS encoding YkgJ family cysteine cluster protein — MNPASPGALTPAQAVSELCPHCGFCCNGVLFADVRIPDPSEAATLRKLHVPLRGQPGRWRLPQPCPCLNGQLCSVYALRPERCRTFSCGLLQRLIQGRLSPDQARAIVQRARAALAKVEQALAALGQATANRPLQDRVTHALARPLDLSRPGVIPARQRLMRAMEQLHRILAVEFLTPEGAKAPERPARHPQKE, encoded by the coding sequence TTGAACCCTGCATCACCCGGCGCCCTCACACCCGCGCAGGCCGTGAGCGAGCTCTGCCCGCACTGCGGCTTCTGTTGCAATGGCGTGTTGTTCGCCGACGTGCGCATCCCCGATCCGTCCGAAGCCGCCACCCTCCGGAAACTGCACGTCCCCTTGCGCGGTCAGCCCGGTCGTTGGCGACTGCCCCAGCCCTGTCCCTGCTTGAACGGCCAGCTCTGCAGTGTCTACGCACTCAGACCGGAACGCTGTCGCACCTTCAGCTGCGGCCTCCTGCAGCGGCTCATCCAGGGCCGCCTCTCCCCCGACCAGGCCCGCGCCATCGTCCAACGTGCGCGCGCAGCCCTCGCTAAAGTGGAACAGGCCCTGGCCGCCCTCGGCCAAGCCACCGCAAACCGACCCCTTCAAGATCGCGTCACACACGCCCTCGCCCGGCCTTTGGACCTGTCCCGGCCCGGAGTCATCCCTGCCCGGCAGCGTCTGATGCGCGCCATGGAGCAACTCCACCGGATTCTGGCGGTCGAGTTCCTCACGCCGGAGGGCGCAAAAGCCCCCGAACGCCCCGCGCGCCACCCTCAAAAGGAGTGA
- a CDS encoding phosphate acyltransferase codes for MRFVAGLIEKLQRHPKRIVFPEGTEPAVLQAARQFYALRLGAPIVLGPHDQVRATAQQHGLALDGIRVLDPSRSEELDGFVTRYARLRRMRGLPETDAREVMLQPNYFASMMLALHQADGIVSGATHTMASVMRALQQIVGTAPHTRTVAGCTVVEVGDSRFGEDGVLFLADCAVIPAPTVEELAEIAVSTARLARHLLGAKPRVALLSFSTKGSAEHESAVRVRAATALARQKAREQNLEALFEGEIQIDVALLPELGRRKCPDLALTASANVLIFPELNSAQIAARLLHHVARAEAYGPVLLGLDRPAANVPRGSAAWDILGAAAIVGVQAIHFPLLYPGAGQTPPGDARP; via the coding sequence ATGCGATTCGTCGCCGGCCTGATCGAAAAACTCCAGCGCCATCCCAAGCGCATCGTGTTCCCGGAAGGCACCGAACCGGCCGTGCTCCAGGCCGCCCGCCAGTTCTATGCCCTCCGGCTCGGCGCACCCATTGTCCTGGGGCCACACGATCAGGTCCGTGCCACCGCACAACAACATGGACTCGCCCTGGACGGTATCCGCGTCCTGGATCCGAGTCGGAGCGAGGAACTCGACGGGTTCGTCACCCGGTACGCCCGGCTCCGGCGCATGCGCGGTCTGCCCGAAACGGACGCCCGCGAAGTCATGCTCCAGCCCAACTACTTCGCCAGCATGATGCTCGCCCTCCATCAGGCCGACGGCATCGTCAGCGGTGCCACCCACACCATGGCCAGCGTCATGCGGGCCCTCCAACAAATCGTGGGCACCGCCCCCCACACGCGCACCGTGGCCGGCTGCACCGTGGTCGAGGTCGGGGATTCACGCTTCGGCGAGGACGGCGTCCTGTTTCTTGCCGACTGCGCCGTCATTCCGGCCCCCACCGTGGAAGAACTCGCCGAAATCGCGGTCTCCACGGCCCGGCTGGCCCGCCACCTCCTCGGCGCCAAGCCCCGCGTGGCCCTGCTGTCCTTTTCCACCAAGGGCAGCGCCGAACATGAGTCCGCCGTGCGGGTCCGCGCCGCCACCGCCCTGGCCCGTCAAAAGGCCCGGGAGCAAAATCTCGAGGCCCTGTTCGAAGGCGAAATCCAGATCGACGTGGCCCTGCTGCCCGAGTTGGGCCGCAGAAAATGTCCCGACCTCGCCCTGACCGCCTCCGCCAACGTACTGATTTTTCCGGAACTGAACTCGGCCCAGATCGCCGCGCGGTTGCTGCATCACGTGGCACGCGCGGAAGCGTACGGACCGGTCCTGCTGGGTCTGGACCGCCCGGCCGCCAACGTGCCGCGGGGCTCGGCCGCCTGGGACATCCTGGGCGCCGCGGCCATCGTGGGCGTGCAGGCCATCCATTTTCCCCTGCTGTACCCGGGCGCCGGCCAGACCCCGCCGGGAGATGCACGACCATGA
- the hrpB gene encoding ATP-dependent helicase HrpB yields MPEPLPIYEVEAELVDRLRHHRRLILSAPTGSGKSTQVPQILLRHGLLGEGQAILLQPRRLAARLLAARVAAELGCPLGREVGYTIRFDNTSTPRTRIRYVTEGILLRQMLDEPDLPGVTALIFDEFHERHLYGDVTLARALELQEQSRPDLLILVMSATLDLPRLRDYLGQWRRPPPPPWSPDCAVVEASGRLYPVEIHHWEEPPRRNPPPVWEKAAEAFARYVANGGPGDVLIFMPGAYEIHQTLRALERRPESAGFVLLPLHGELPPTQQDAALRRYDRRKVVVATNVAETSLTIDGVRLVIDSGLARIPRYDPVRGLNTLWIEPISRASAEQRAGRAGRTAPGICIRLWSRQEHAARPERELPELQRLDLSEVVLLLKAAGIEDLTGFRWLDPPDPRALARAEQLLLELGALEPVPDTPAEPEPPRTRITALGRQMLAFPVHPRYARMLLEAARLGCVRDACLAAALTQGRELLLRGVPREIQDLREDLLGSRFATDFHRAIQAWDYVCQQGFSPEACDRLGINRRTALQVADLFEQFLQIARRQGWNTEESSAPPAALARAILSAFPDHLARRIDSGTLRCQLTGGRRAVLDPETVVRDSPLLVAAEIREIQNSNGQTETVLSLVCPVEPCWITELHPHELQTTTECFFDPATRRVEARQEIRFRDLTVTQRRVDPPPTEQAARILATEILAGRLTLPSWTDTVEQWIARLNFLARTCPELQLPPFTDQARRSVTETLCHGAFTYKEIKDRDVAPLVRAWLSAHQQTLLEQHAPERVRLANGRTVRVRYRQDGPPLISVRIQELFGVTETPRVAMGRVPVVVQILSPGMKPVQITQDLAGFWREHYPRLKQELQRRYPKHEWR; encoded by the coding sequence ATGCCTGAGCCGTTGCCGATCTACGAAGTCGAAGCGGAACTGGTGGACCGGCTCCGGCACCATCGCCGGCTCATCCTCTCCGCCCCCACCGGCTCCGGCAAGTCCACCCAGGTTCCCCAAATCCTGCTCCGCCACGGGCTCCTCGGCGAGGGCCAGGCGATCCTCCTCCAGCCACGCCGCTTGGCCGCCCGCCTGCTGGCCGCCCGCGTGGCAGCCGAGCTCGGTTGCCCCCTCGGCCGGGAGGTCGGTTATACCATTCGATTCGACAACACCAGCACTCCGCGCACCCGCATCCGTTACGTGACCGAAGGAATCCTCCTCCGCCAGATGCTCGACGAACCGGACCTGCCCGGCGTAACCGCCCTCATCTTCGACGAGTTCCACGAACGGCATCTCTATGGCGACGTCACCCTGGCCCGGGCCCTCGAACTCCAGGAACAATCGCGGCCGGACCTGTTGATCCTCGTCATGTCCGCCACACTCGATCTGCCGCGGCTCCGGGATTACCTCGGCCAATGGCGCCGTCCCCCGCCGCCACCCTGGTCCCCGGACTGCGCCGTGGTGGAAGCGTCCGGTCGCCTTTACCCGGTCGAAATCCATCATTGGGAAGAACCGCCCCGACGCAACCCGCCGCCCGTATGGGAAAAAGCCGCCGAAGCCTTCGCCCGATACGTGGCCAACGGCGGTCCCGGCGATGTCCTCATCTTCATGCCCGGTGCCTACGAAATCCATCAAACACTCCGTGCCCTGGAACGCCGGCCCGAATCAGCCGGATTTGTCCTGCTGCCGCTCCACGGAGAACTCCCTCCGACGCAGCAGGACGCCGCCCTGCGCCGGTACGACCGCCGCAAGGTGGTCGTCGCCACCAACGTGGCGGAAACCTCTCTCACCATCGACGGCGTCCGACTGGTAATCGACAGCGGCCTGGCCCGCATCCCGCGCTACGACCCTGTCCGCGGCCTGAACACGCTCTGGATCGAGCCGATCAGCCGCGCCTCGGCCGAACAACGAGCCGGCCGCGCCGGCCGTACCGCCCCCGGTATCTGCATCCGGCTCTGGAGCCGGCAGGAACATGCCGCCCGACCCGAACGTGAACTGCCGGAACTGCAACGGCTCGACCTGAGCGAAGTGGTCCTCCTGTTGAAAGCCGCCGGCATCGAAGACCTCACCGGCTTCCGCTGGCTCGATCCCCCCGATCCACGCGCCCTGGCCCGCGCCGAGCAACTTCTCCTGGAACTGGGCGCCCTGGAACCGGTCCCTGACACCCCCGCGGAACCCGAACCGCCCCGAACCCGAATCACCGCGCTCGGTCGCCAAATGCTCGCCTTCCCCGTCCATCCCCGGTACGCCCGGATGTTGCTTGAAGCGGCACGACTGGGTTGTGTGCGCGATGCCTGCCTGGCCGCTGCTCTCACCCAGGGCCGCGAACTGCTCCTGCGGGGCGTGCCCCGGGAAATCCAGGACCTTCGCGAGGACCTGCTGGGCAGCCGGTTCGCCACCGACTTTCACCGCGCCATCCAGGCCTGGGATTACGTCTGTCAGCAAGGGTTCTCACCCGAAGCCTGCGACCGCCTGGGAATCAACCGGCGCACGGCCCTGCAGGTGGCCGACCTGTTCGAACAGTTCCTCCAGATCGCACGACGCCAGGGCTGGAACACCGAAGAGTCGTCCGCGCCTCCGGCCGCCCTGGCGCGCGCAATCCTCAGTGCCTTCCCGGATCACCTGGCCCGCCGGATCGACTCCGGCACCCTGCGGTGCCAGCTCACCGGCGGTCGCAGGGCGGTCCTGGACCCGGAAACAGTCGTGCGGGACAGCCCCCTGCTCGTCGCCGCAGAAATCCGCGAAATCCAAAACAGTAACGGCCAGACCGAAACTGTCCTGTCGCTGGTCTGCCCGGTCGAGCCATGCTGGATCACCGAACTCCACCCGCACGAATTGCAAACAACCACCGAGTGCTTCTTCGATCCCGCAACCCGCCGCGTCGAAGCACGCCAGGAGATCCGGTTCCGTGACCTGACCGTGACACAACGGCGGGTGGACCCGCCCCCGACCGAACAAGCCGCCAGAATCCTGGCCACGGAGATTCTGGCCGGCCGACTCACCCTCCCCTCGTGGACCGATACCGTGGAACAATGGATCGCGCGCCTCAATTTCCTGGCCCGCACCTGCCCGGAACTGCAGCTGCCACCCTTCACCGACCAAGCCCGCCGCAGCGTCACTGAAACCCTCTGCCACGGCGCCTTCACCTACAAGGAAATCAAGGACCGCGACGTGGCACCCCTGGTGCGGGCATGGCTCTCGGCACACCAGCAAACCCTCCTCGAACAGCACGCCCCCGAACGCGTGCGCCTCGCCAACGGACGGACCGTCCGCGTCCGCTACCGCCAGGACGGTCCGCCCCTCATCTCCGTGCGCATCCAGGAACTCTTCGGCGTCACGGAAACCCCACGCGTGGCCATGGGGCGTGTGCCCGTCGTGGTCCAGATCCTCAGCCCGGGCATGAAACCGGTCCAGATCACCCAGGACCTGGCCGGATTTTGGCGCGAACACTACCCTCGCCTCAAACAGGAACTCCAACGCAGGTATCCCAAACACGAATGGCGTTGA